Below is a genomic region from Apostichopus japonicus isolate 1M-3 chromosome 7, ASM3797524v1, whole genome shotgun sequence.
TGATTGATCAAAGTCACGAAGGAAGGTCAGGAtttctttaaattcataaaATAGCTCTTTACCAGTTTAACAATGTATAACTATTAAAGCAGGTTTTAAGttgatttaaaaatatatatatatatatatatatattaatatatatatatatatatatatatatatatatatatatatatatatatatatatatatatatatatatatattaatcaaggggaggggggggggttaagttAACAATATACCAATGACGTAGTGTTATTCATACTGAGATGTATAACAAGtgaaataatgtaataaaagttgaaaactaGCTGCAAACTTTGTCAACTTCAAATATTGTTATCtcgaaaaacaaaatttcccCAAGGGTCTTAGAATATGAtcctttttcatatttcatctgGACTATCCTTCTAAATCAGAAAGAACTTCGTTTCAAAGAATCGACTTACCTGAGAATCTTTCAAGCCTAGCTTTGCCGCGAGTTTCTTCCTATCCGGTTTGCTTATGTATTTCTGTTGCTGAAATTTCTTCTCCAATCCTTTTCTCTGAGCGTCTGAGAATACAGCTCTCCTTAGCATACCTCGTCTTGGTTTGCCTCGTGTCGTCCCTGGCCAGGGAAATGTCCCTGGGACGGGGATGACGCTGGACGGAGCGACTaaggataaataaataaagaacgaAACACGTAATGTATAATATGGAAAAGAGATATAGACGAAAGCGGTATCtattgtataggctatatatatatatatatatatatatatatatatatatatatatatatatatgtgtgtgtgtgtgtgtatttgtaaatatatattattattattattattgttattttttttttattattattattatttattattattgtttttattatttattattattattattattgtttaaaacTGCGTTTTCAACATATTATATGTGGAACAATCGGTATGCTGGACACAGACCTGTTCATAGTACACATATACCATGGTTACAGCCTTGTTGCGGTCAGTCAATTGATATACAATCTGTACGAACCTCCATATTAATTTTCTGCCATTTGATAGCAATCTCTTGATAATATTGTGCTGAGAATTGTTTTTACAATCAAACAAGAAATACTCACCCGACAGAAATGGATTTCTCGAAAATGACGTAACAGCTGCGGCGGTATATTGTGCAGCGACggtgtgatgatgatggtgatgatcgGGGAAAGATCGCGGTGTGGTGATAGATAAAGGCGTTTCGTGACTGctaaaagtattaaaaacactgGTACACGATGCGCTTGAAGCTGGATGTAAATCTGTGGGAAAAACAAAAGATAATTTAATGAGTCCCTGTGGGTGGATTGGGGAGGGGTTTGGGtggggggttgggttgggttgggggggCTTTTGTCACGTGATGCATAAGGGTAAATAGGATAGGATAAGATGTTGGCGTTACGATGCTCCGATATCATTCTGGTTACAGTTTATCATTTATGGACGTGTTTCGATGTTAGCCATGCATGGACTTTGGGCTGGTTTTATAAGTCGGAATAGACACATACATGATGGAGGGTTGTGTTGGTGTAACTGACAATCCGAAAATAAAACTGGACAGGATACTGACGTCACTCATTAACCTGCACACCCTTACACTCACCCACCCCTCCCGCCTCGCCGTACCAATAACTGGAAGGGGATTCGATGAGACAAAGACAGGGCCACACATTCTGTGCTCTGTCCATTGAGCCATCCATTGTTAGCTAGAAAATAAATGCATCACAGTACTATATATGTAAACGCTACAATCCAATTCACCCGTCCAGCGACAagaaatagccccccccccccaaaaaaaaaaaaaaaaaaaaaaaaagattaaagaaCGTTGCGCTCTCGAAACTGATTTGCCGATCAGcagttttgttttgtcataAAAAATTGCCCagtaaaaacttttcatgtttAACCCTGTTTTCATACCTCAAACTTTTGTTTGACAACCTAATAAGACGACTAAACGTATCGCCCTAGGTCAAAATTTTTATTTGAAGCCATACCGAACACAAAAGTTAGTTTATGTCTGATTAAAACCTGATCTGTTCGTCTTGTATGAGAAACTGTTCGGTgttatttttgtctttgtaatAATACGTCCGAACATTTGTCCCAGATTTTCAGTTACGATCTAAATTCCATATTTTATTACctttatatttcttcttcttaccTGACTTTCATTGAAACGATGTTTCTTTGATATCAACGCAAATGATATCTGAATATTTTTTTGAGCGCGCGAGATCTTAGATTGCGTCAGTTTAACAAGGTGACCGCCGCACGTCTTGACACGTGGCTGACACGCGGCAAGTCCCTGACCACTTATTAGAAATCTCGGACAAACAGGGGAAGGCCAGGTTTTAACCTCTTTACGTTCGtacttaatatattaaaataccCCACATTTGTCCAAATTATGATCCAGTTTCGACAAAATATTAGCTTCTCATTTTTCATGTTCGGTTGTGAGCGCAATTTGTCTTATTATACTTTGGGGAGAAATTAAAGAACTGGGTAGTTGTCATTTTACCTCGTAATCGTGTAAATGAGAGGTTTGACGTGTGCATGATATAGTTCTGTGAGTTTTATAAAAACCACTATCGTTTGACGAGACGTGATTGGTCGATTAAAATCACCTAATTAATACGTAGTAGAAACCCTTTTGATAACTCGCGCGACGCTTCGTCTTACAACAAAACCACGAATTAATTGAAGTTTAATCTGAGAAGAAGCTCTAACggattaatattatatattgtggACTGGTTCCTCATGATAATGTGACATTAATTGTATTAGCCTTCCATTGCCGTTAAGGCAAAACGTGTCGTTACAATTGAAACCATGGTTACTAAAAGTTGGTATAAATATGCAAAACAATGAATAATACAaagcaagatttttttttctctctctctgctcGGTGGGCGTCCCAAGGTCGTCATTAATCATACCGACGCAAATAGCTCGACACACAATGAAGCTCACTGCAACTTTGTAAACAGTCGGGCGATTAACAATGATTTAGAATGTCTTTAACGCGGGCCTATACTATATACGCACGTGTAATAAAGGCAGCAGATCAATACATTGAAGGCAAGATTATAACATTTTTCGATGGTGAACAGCTTTGATATTCATGATTCCGGCCAaaataaaaggggggggggcgggagtaGAAGATAAGGATCAAAATGTAGTAGGTCTGTAGACAAATGTGTTCTATACATGTTACCATTATGTTCACCATGGTAACCATCCAATGCTTTGTGAACAATCGCACCTGGTGATGTATTTGTTTTTCTGTATACCACATGCAAGTTCAATGCAGTTTTTTCCCCCCTTGTTTCTAATCTGGCTTTCGCGGCTTACGTGTTAACGGTAAAACAACAATTATATAATCATAAATTTCGCTGAAATGCCTgcgtatatatgtatgtatgtgtcctTTGGATGAGAGAGTATATATAGAAAGGCCGATTGGACATAATAGAAGGCGGGGTGAATCACCGAACTAGGTtgttttcttccctttttttatCTCTGTAGGCGACTTATAAATGTTTTGTATTCAATGAATGGTAACCATTTTCAACCACCTGGCCGTGTATTGAATACCACATAATATGACAATATTTTTTGTCTTATTACAACAACTAATTGAAGTAAAGAAAATATTCACACTTTTTtatcaatgaaaagaaatacaatttctataataaatttgtaataaagaCATGTGCGAACgttatatgaaaaataaaaatgccATCATATATGGCTATATATGAAGAAAGGTGAATGACTTGTAGTTGTATATACTTTATggttggttggggtgggggagggggtggggagggtgatTCGTTTTTCATAgtaaatttacatatgaaaaatatttagtttttgtatttttatatttagttCGAAGGTTCTGTAGCATATGTATCTATTCAATTGATGTGAACTATTTTGCTTCTTTAAACATTCAACTTCGTAAATaggttttctatatatattttttcacatTACGGGATTTAgttgaaatttgtttgaaacTTTAAGAAACTTTTACATATTCATAGAAATATATGAACAGTTAAGCAAATACTAGTCTATATAAATTAGGTcttattagtaaaaaaaaaagaggttaaATATCGGttaattttctttactttttcataatttaaacCCTTCTGCCATTGTCATTTAATTTGATTGTTTTCATAGATGGTCATTGGTATATTAATTTTATAGTCAAAGACTAgtatacaatatattatatccatatatttgtcatataaataaaaaagaatcatTTACTCTAATGTCGATTGAAATCGTTCAATCTATAGCATATGGGTCTGACGTGTTCTAAATTTAAATGTCAAATTCCTTGATTCGATTTTATTCAAATACccaaatgaaaacaacaataataataacatcatAATTATATTACAAATTGATTCAAATGGCTCGATAAATTaatcatacatattcatgttacaaatttacataaataacCATTCATCATTGGTATTTGTGTTATGACATGTTTATTCATAGTGAAAAGATACAGGCCAAGGTTTTAACGCGATGTTAAAAGTAAAgaatctttttatttctttcgtAAATAGTGTACAAACTGACTTTAACTTTTTCTGTGGCAACTataagacaaaaagaaaatttaaatagTTGATTGGAATCATTTAGCTAACACGAAAGTCCAAATATTAATTTCTgcgtttatttatttgtataattttaGGCATATCGATCACTAAATATTCATGGACTGTCAGAATTGTTGCTCTGATTTcctattaaattaaacatacaattttattattattaaaaacacTCTCTCTTTCATGTCGTATCAGTAAATTAATTGTAATATGAAAAATCAAATTGAGTGATAATCATACTTCTTATAAACAATCTaaacaaaaatcatatttttttttattatatataccgttttattcattttttttaatattcttgtTGGTACTTGTAAGTAATAAATAGTgataattaacaaaaaaataaccacgattttattattttaaaaataggCTATATTTGTCAACAAAACATTTTCGTTTCGTTTGAAGTGTTTTTTTGCTGTTGTTTGGACATTATAAGAgttatataatatttcaattttatattaatatacagaCCGTATCACCTTAAATATGGAATAACCTGCCCCGCCTGTTATAGCTAAAGTTCGATATTTGCGTTAATTTGATgcttattattataaattatttaatcTCGTTAACGATTTCAAGACAACTATATCATTTGTCCTTTCTTTATAACAACAAAAAGACCAAACCGAAAAATCAATCTGATTGTGAACTCAAACACGATTATTCTACATAGCCTCTTAGGTTAgacttgtaattttttttatatattaataatgatattttattaatttattttatataatgaAGGTAGTCTCTTTCAAAAAATGGAGAGTGATAAATCCAGCAGCCATTTATAATTATGGAAAAAATATGgtttaatttatttcacaaCTAAAACGTCAACTTTGTGTCACTCTAAGTAGgaatttttacatttattttggataagttttgaattttgatgCTGTGTTATATGAAAATACCATAACATTACAGTTCATTGGAAAGATTaagtatattatatttaagGTAATCAAGAAACTTAtgacattgattttttttgttgaaaaaatttAGATTTCTTTTACCTTGTTATTAATACTATTGTCTGGGCGACCAAATTCTTAGAATGGATTAAAATCATGAACTTTTCGCAAATTAACGttcatttgttgaaattttttcTACAAGATCGTCTCTAAATATGATGTAGAGGAATTTTACTTTTCGTATTGATAAACTTGCGGTTTGGTTGGCTTCCCTAAAATTGGTTTGGTGACCAGATGCAATTTATTATtgagttttttttatgttaaaagataatattttgtaaatttaattttcaagGAAATAAGTTTTACATACCTTTGACTTTGATGTCATCTGTCTTTGCCAAAATATTGTGAATTCCAAATTTCAAATTGTCCGCATTATGAGCATGCTCGTTCGGAGATTCTCGGCTATTCGGACTTCGTTCGGCTGCTCGTACCTCATTGTCTCTGTCTTCGTCGTGTTGTCGTATGCAGTGGCACGTAGAACACGAGGAAGGGTGTCGTGGGATCGGTTTATGGACGGGCGTCGATTCCGAGGCAAGAATATCCTTTATACTGAACGCGGGCACCACTGGAGGGACGCGGGGTGGTGAGGGATGGGAACGACCCCGCAGGTCGACTAGTCCACGGTGCAACTCCGCTAGAGAGGGTTGGCATGGAAACTGGTGCCGAAACACCAGACTGTGCAGATGAGGCAACTTGTCGGTATCATTCGTGCCGTGTCGGTACATATTCGGGAACAAATGCGGTAACGAACGAGGGGGTAATAATCCACTCATTTTCTTCCCAAATTCGATTCCTCTAGTGTGAGAGATTTGCCCAACTGTATCCAAGGCTGTCATCCCGTACATTCGCGAGAAATGTATTCTCCAATACTAATCTGACGTAGATTACCGGATAAACGGAGTCGGGGCaaggaagaggaagaagataaaaaaaaatcactccAGCGCAGAACTTTTCCTCTATTTCTCCTCCCGTGATTTTCTTCAACCTTTTCTTTTAGAGAGTAAAACAAACTTCTGCAAAAAAAAGTCACGCGAATTCCCTTGAGCCGCGACTCCCTATCTGTGTTAAGTGCAAAACTGGTTTCTATAGCTACCTGTGACTGACGTTCACTATCCGACCAATACGGATGAGGCCACGCCTCCGTAGTATCGCTTCAGCCAATTACAAAATACCTGATCTAAAAGTAGGCGGCTCGATTTGTGGGATAATAGTTGAAGAGAACGTGCGCAAAGCTACTCAACTTGACAGTCAGAGGAACTTTTATCGCTTCTTGAAATCAATGTTGTTTATAACAATCTAAGCAATAATCCATGAAGGTGAGACCTACTGGTGTTTGACAAAAAGCAAGAGAGAGATaaggagagaggtggagagagagagaaaagatgGAACAGATTTGGCTTTCAATctataatatcatttataaaGGCGTATAAAAACTAATATAAGAGGTATAGAATACAGACCTGTGATATAGCGTAACAAAAGCCTGTCTGTATGCTTACCGCAGGTTGATAGCATAGCGCTCAAGAGAGGAGTCATCTTGCGGTGGTAAAtgttagccaatcaaatcacatgAACGATTTATTGCGCTAGTGATCTTGCACCAAACGAGGCATTTGATTGGTTAAATGATCGCTTCGATCTTTAATTACAGAAATGATTGGAGATTTACGATTATCAGTTGTGATTAATGGAAATTATTTGCCGTTagaaagaaagtgaaaatgGAGAGAGTTTTGGAATATTCAAATTCGAGGGAGAAAAGCTGCGTATGGGGTGGATGGGTGTATGCGTATTGATTTCCTCAGACAGAAAGACATCTTAAAAACCTACCGCGTAAGCAACGACGTATTTGTGTATGGAAGGCCCCCCATTTCCCCTACCCCTGCTTATCCTCAAAGCACAAAGTAGTCTAAAGATGAAGGTCTTCGAAAAGGAAGAAATATGAGAGTCTTaagcaaaataaagaataaGACACCGATACACGATTTGGTTGTTGGTAAATAAACAACAGAATAAATATCAAAAATTCTTTCTTGATAAGTACACTGATAATAGTTAGACGAGATAACTTAATTATCAGTCTAATTGAAACagaaaatttgtaaaacaagaAAAGTAATTATAATTGCTActtgtttttagtttcttttctttatgtGATATTTCTTAAAATGAGAACTTAAACTACATACTCCAATATTGTAAGGCATGTAACATTAAAATAAGAATTAAACTTCCATAAGAATTATTTAAATTCACTAAAACAAAATAGTTAAAATAGGTAAAAGTAGATACCGCTCTCTtgaccccgcccccccccccccctcgacaaCGGTGTTGACTGCGTTGACCCagttttattattaaaaaagcGTAACTTttagtgaatgaatgaatgtatacatgcatgatgaacgaatgaacgaacgaacgaacgaacgaacgaacgaacgaacgaacgaacgaacgaacgaacgaacgaacgaacgaacgaacgaacgaacgaacgaacgaacgaacgaacgaacgaacgaacgaacgaacgaacgaacgaacgaacgaacgaacgaacgaacgaacgaacgaacgaacgaacgaacgaacgaacgaacgaacgaacgaacgaacgaacgaacgaacgaacgaacgaacgaacgaacgaacgaacgaacgaacgaacgaacgaacgaacgaacgaacgaacgaacgaacgaacgaacgaacgaacgaacgaacgaacgaacgaacgaacgaacgaacgaacgaacgaacgaacgaacgaacgaacgaacgaacgaacgaacgaacgaacgaacgaacgaacgaacgaacgaacgaacgaacgaacgaacgaacgaacgaacgaacgaacgaacgaacgaacgaacgaacgaacgaacgaacgaacgaacgaacgaacgaacgaacgaacgaatgaatgaatacaCAAAAACTCTGTCGACgttttgaaaagattttcttaGTCGTAACGTTCAAGTCTGTTCCCCTCATATTGGGACAGTGAGATATCTATTATATAGTCTTGTTTATTCTTTGAAAGCAATGACTTTTAGTCCAAAATGTTAGCATTTAAAAGCTTCTCAAAAGCACTTTATCTAGGAATTTGACCCTCCAAATTATTCCGAGATATTAAGGACTGTTTACATATGGAAATGTTATTTTCAGGTACATGACTGTATACTCTGAATAATCTTTATAGCTGTTACTTTATAAATCCTggcatttttatatttttttttattataattaccGAAATGATACGCAACATTATTATGAGTGATGTAATAATTAGTAAGTGAATAAGCATTTCTTTACTCAGTTAGGACAATTGTTTTCGTTCGGTGCCCTCAAATAATTGTGAAATTGCCTCAATATTCCTCAATTTCTAAGCACTAACACTTTAAAATAAACATGTTGCTTGTATTGACATCAACGCGGCTTACATATGGAGCGTTCAGAGACTGAAC
It encodes:
- the LOC139969431 gene encoding uncharacterized protein encodes the protein MYGMTALDTVGQISHTRGIEFGKKMSGLLPPRSLPHLFPNMYRHGTNDTDKLPHLHSLVFRHQFPCQPSLAELHRGLVDLRGRSHPSPPRVPPVVPAFSIKDILASESTPVHKPIPRHPSSCSTCHCIRQHDEDRDNEVRAAERSPNSRESPNEHAHNADNLKFGIHNILAKTDDIKVKDLHPASSASCTSVFNTFSSHETPLSITTPRSFPDHHHHHHTVAAQYTAAAVTSFSRNPFLSVAPSSVIPVPGTFPWPGTTRGKPRRGMLRRAVFSDAQRKGLEKKFQQQKYISKPDRKKLAAKLGLKDSQVKIWFQNRRMKWRNSKERELLSSGGTRESTLPNKSNPNPDLSDVGETPGAHPPSCIAHIVGLEENEKEGAESPSSSSCSSPLMNNNEETDHMNSTSSSGTHEEALSEHGDTEIDVID